In one Trichosurus vulpecula isolate mTriVul1 chromosome 8, mTriVul1.pri, whole genome shotgun sequence genomic region, the following are encoded:
- the LOC118828800 gene encoding olfactory receptor 4F3/4F16/4F29-like, with amino-acid sequence MDKENYSVVSEFVFLGLSNSWDIQLFLFIFSSVFYLASMLGNSLIVLTVTSDPHLHSPMYFLLANLSFIDLGMSSVISPKMMSDLFRKHKVISFYGCITQMFFIHLIGGVEMVLLIAMAFDRYVAICKPLHYLIIMCPRMCILLLAAAWIIGLIHSVAQLVFVIHLPFCGPNELDSFYCDFPRFIKLACTDTYRLQFIVTANSGFMSLCVFCILIFSYIFILVTVQKHSSGGVSKALSTLSAHITVVVLFFGPLIFVYTRPHTTSRLDNFLAVFDVVLTPSLNPIIYTLRNKEMKVAMRRVCSQFVSFRKIS; translated from the coding sequence ATGGACAAAGAGAATTATTCTGTGGTGTCTGAATTTGTATTCCTGGGGCTTTCCAATTCTTGGGATattcaactttttctttttatattctccTCTGTGTTCTACTTGGCAAGCATGCTGGGAAACTCCCTGATTGTGCTCACGGTGACTTCTGACCCTCACTTGCACTCTCCCATGTATTTCCTGCTGGCCAATCTCTCCTTTATTGACCTGGGGATGTCCTCTGTCATTTCCCCTAAGATGATGAGTGATCTTTTCCGAAAGCACAAAGTCATCTCATTCTATGGTTGCATCACTCAGATGTTCTTTATTCATTTGATTGGTGGTGTTGAGATGGTATTACTCATAGCAATGGCCTTTGACAGATATGTAGCCATATGTAAGCCTCTCCACTACCTAATTATTATGTGTCCAAGAATGTGCATTTTGCTTTTGGCTGCTGCCTGGATCATTGGCCTCATCCATTCAGTGGCTCAGCTGGTTTTTGTCATCCACTTGCCTTTCTGTGGCCCTAATGAACTGGATAGTTTTTATTGTGACTTTCCTCGGTTTATCAAACTTGCTTGCACAGACACATATAGACTACAGTTCATAGTCACTGCTAACAGTGGCTTCATGTCCCTGTGTGTATTTTGCATCTTGATCTTCTCCTACATTTTCATTCTAGTCACTGTTCAGAAGCATTCATCAGGTGGTGTTTCTAAGGCCCTCTCTACTCTGTCAGCTCATATCACtgttgtggttttattttttggtccaTTGATCTTTGTTTATACAAGGCCACATACTACATCACGTCTTGATAACTTTCTTGCTGTCTTTGATGTAGTTCTTACTCCCTCTCTGAATCCAATCATCTATACCTTAAGGAACAAAGAAATGAAGGTGGCAATGAGGAGAGTGTGCAGCCAGTTTGTGAGTTTCAGGAAAATCTCTTAA